In the genome of Candidatus Eisenbacteria bacterium, one region contains:
- a CDS encoding PA domain-containing protein, with the protein MPRTTTAAILAAALLLTSPAHAVTVIIVNDDGPGEGFNDATPAAPVGGNPGATIGAQRLYVFQYAASIWGNLLSSPVTIRVKARFDPLFCTTNAAVLGQAGPTAMWRDFAGAPLAGHWYPAALANRLAGSDQSTNDDIDATFNSGLGGASCMPNGWYYGVDGAEGSKIELLPVVLHEMAHGLGFITATDGSNGSFALGYPSALDHYLYDTVVGRHWDQMTATERAASAVGCRRLVWNGANVMREAPAILSDKPALRVNAPASIAGVYDVGQAVFGPALTSTGVTASVVQVNDGFGSTSNGCEPAINGSALSGKIALVDRGTCGFTIKVKHAQNAGAIAVIVCDSLPGCPPQAMGGTDATITIPSVRVTQDDGNLLKSALASGLNVTLRRDPTLNQGADGSNQVLMYSPTTYSSGSSVSHWDVSPDPDLLMEPSLMGSVSAGVDLTRWFFTDLGWTGTPADVTPTPPPPAAPSIALAASPNPMRAQGLVRFILAESGPVTLDVVDATGRVVARLARGEQRPSGLNEIGYDPGALHNGLYFLRLRTAAGEAIGKVAIAR; encoded by the coding sequence ATGCCGAGGACGACAACGGCCGCGATTCTCGCCGCAGCACTCCTGCTCACGAGCCCCGCGCACGCCGTCACCGTCATCATCGTCAACGACGATGGGCCGGGCGAAGGGTTCAACGACGCCACGCCGGCGGCGCCGGTCGGCGGCAATCCCGGCGCCACGATCGGGGCCCAGCGCCTATACGTCTTCCAGTATGCCGCTTCGATCTGGGGCAATCTCTTGAGCAGCCCGGTCACGATCCGGGTGAAGGCACGCTTCGATCCTCTCTTCTGCACCACCAACGCCGCGGTGCTCGGACAGGCCGGTCCGACCGCGATGTGGCGCGACTTTGCGGGCGCGCCGCTGGCGGGTCACTGGTACCCGGCGGCGCTCGCCAACCGGCTGGCGGGCAGCGATCAATCGACCAATGACGACATCGATGCCACGTTCAACTCCGGCCTGGGTGGTGCGAGCTGCATGCCGAACGGCTGGTACTACGGCGTGGACGGCGCCGAAGGAAGCAAGATCGAGCTGCTGCCGGTCGTGCTCCACGAAATGGCGCACGGCCTTGGATTCATCACCGCCACGGACGGCTCGAACGGCAGCTTCGCGCTCGGTTACCCGAGCGCGCTCGACCACTATCTCTACGACACGGTCGTGGGAAGGCATTGGGACCAGATGACCGCGACCGAGCGCGCAGCGTCGGCGGTCGGGTGCCGACGGCTGGTGTGGAACGGCGCCAACGTGATGCGCGAGGCGCCCGCCATCCTCAGCGACAAGCCGGCGCTGCGCGTGAATGCCCCCGCGTCGATCGCCGGGGTCTACGACGTCGGCCAGGCCGTCTTCGGTCCGGCGCTGACGTCGACCGGCGTCACCGCCAGTGTGGTGCAGGTCAACGACGGATTCGGATCGACGAGCAACGGCTGCGAGCCCGCGATCAACGGCTCGGCGCTGAGCGGCAAGATCGCGCTGGTGGATCGCGGCACCTGCGGTTTCACGATCAAGGTCAAGCACGCGCAGAACGCGGGCGCGATCGCGGTGATCGTGTGCGACAGCCTGCCGGGCTGTCCGCCCCAGGCGATGGGCGGCACCGATGCCACGATCACGATTCCTTCGGTGCGGGTGACGCAGGACGACGGGAACCTGCTGAAGTCTGCGCTGGCCAGCGGCCTGAACGTGACGCTGCGTCGCGATCCCACGCTGAACCAGGGCGCCGACGGCAGCAACCAGGTCCTGATGTACTCGCCGACGACGTATTCGAGCGGATCGTCGGTCTCCCACTGGGACGTCAGTCCCGATCCGGATCTCCTGATGGAGCCGAGCCTGATGGGCTCGGTGTCGGCCGGCGTGGACCTCACCCGCTGGTTCTTCACGGACCTGGGCTGGACCGGCACCCCAGCCGACGTGACGCCCACACCTCCGCCCCCGGCTGCGCCAAGCATCGCGCTCGCGGCCTCGCCCAATCCCATGCGCGCGCAGGGACTGGTGCGCTTCATTCTCGCCGAGTCGGGGCCGGTGACGCTCGATGTGGTCGACGCGACCGGCCGCGTGGTCGCCCGCCTGGCCAGAGGCGAGCAAAGGCCTTCAGGTCTCAACGAGATCGGGTACGATCCGGGCGCCCTCCACAATGGCCTCTACTTCCTGCGTCTTCGCACCGCGGCGGGCGAAGCGATCGGCAAGGTCGCAATCGCGCGGTAG